A genomic stretch from Erysipelothrix sp. HDW6C includes:
- a CDS encoding ABC transporter substrate-binding protein, whose protein sequence is MKKLLTVLLSGLLFIGLVGCSSNDEKPAGGDEEITVYFLTKILGNQYWSVVEEGARAAADELGVKLVVTGLANEAEVEKQVQQLQDAVSAQASAIVIGPVDSTAMANPVSDAFKSGIPIVAVDTMINTDDFSAALLTDNVAAGRDAAKSMIELLEEKGVSKDEVAQVAMQIGNSGSQTIIDRLAGFNEYWDANAPKTWEVLNKDVKVNDGDITKAVNFTQDFLTTYPNLKGVFGANNGSTVGFVTGLTEANRQDIAMVGFDFSPEMEKFIRTDGFTASTIVQKQYMMGYEGVKVAVELAKGNKPAEKVIDTGVLVVRKNNIDNPEVQEIINPTK, encoded by the coding sequence ATGAAAAAGTTATTAACAGTATTATTAAGTGGTTTACTATTTATCGGTCTTGTTGGATGTAGCTCAAATGACGAGAAGCCAGCAGGCGGTGATGAAGAAATAACAGTTTATTTCTTAACAAAAATTCTTGGTAATCAATATTGGTCAGTTGTTGAAGAGGGTGCACGTGCTGCAGCCGATGAGCTTGGTGTCAAACTTGTTGTTACAGGTTTAGCAAACGAAGCAGAAGTTGAAAAACAAGTACAACAACTTCAAGATGCTGTTTCAGCACAAGCAAGTGCAATTGTTATTGGACCTGTTGACAGTACAGCAATGGCAAACCCAGTTTCTGATGCCTTTAAATCAGGAATCCCTATTGTTGCCGTTGATACAATGATTAATACAGACGATTTCAGTGCTGCATTACTTACAGATAATGTTGCTGCAGGTCGTGATGCTGCTAAGAGCATGATCGAATTGCTTGAAGAAAAAGGTGTTTCAAAAGATGAAGTAGCGCAAGTCGCAATGCAAATTGGTAACAGTGGATCGCAAACAATTATTGACCGTTTGGCTGGCTTCAATGAATACTGGGATGCAAATGCACCAAAGACATGGGAAGTATTAAATAAAGACGTTAAGGTTAACGACGGTGATATCACAAAAGCTGTTAACTTTACACAAGACTTCTTAACAACATATCCAAACCTTAAAGGTGTATTTGGAGCAAACAACGGTAGTACTGTAGGATTTGTTACAGGATTAACTGAAGCAAACCGTCAAGATATTGCAATGGTTGGGTTTGACTTCTCACCTGAAATGGAAAAATTCATCAGAACAGATGGGTTTACAGCATCAACAATTGTACAAAAACAATACATGATGGGTTATGAGGGAGTTAAAGTTGCGGTTGAACTTGCTAAAGGTAACAAACCTGCAGAAAAAGTAATTGATACCGGTGTTCTTGTTGTCAGAAAGAATAACATCGACAATCCAGAAGTACAAGAAATTATTAATCCTACGAAATAA